The Mesoterricola silvestris sequence TCGGAGCCCTCCTGGACCAGCTGCTGGAGGTGTGGCGCGCGTCCAGGGCGGCGGCGCTGGCGGATCCGGCGGGGAGGAACTAAGGCGGGTTCGGGGTGTCCAGGCCGTCATGGGTCCCTTGAGCGGCGACACAACGAGGCTTATCCATTGGATGGCGGGGTCGGCTCCCACTGGACCCGATGCCGCGAAATACCAGGGAAACTGCCAAACGCTGAGGCGCAGAGGGCTCGCTGGGGCGCTGGGAAAAGCAGGAATGCAGGGAATGCATTTCCCAGCGCCCCAGCGAGTCCTCTGCGCCCCAGCGTTTCAGTTTTTCGCTCGTTATCCCCGTAAGCCGCGGACAGGCCGGCCCCATCCTTCCTTCAATTTGGCCTTTTCCGGAAAGGCCCTAGACGCCCGCGGCGTAGGTTAGGTTGAGCAGGGCCATGGCGCGGGTGACCTTGCCCACGCTGTTGCGCTTGGTGTTGGTGTACTGGATTCCCCTGGCGTCCAGGGCGTCGTAGTCGAAATTGCCCTGGTGGCTGAGGTCCACGCAGAGGGCCTGGGGCTTGATCCAGTCCGTGGGGATGCAGTACCCGTCCGCGGGCACCGCGCTCACGATGACGTCGGCCATGCGGATGAAGCCCTCGAGGTGCTCCGGGTTGGTGTGGTGGTGGCAAAGGATGGGGGTGCCCTTCAGGTTGGCCACCATGGCGGTGATGGGGCGTCCGATGCGCAGGCTGTCGTTGATGCAGAGCACGGTCTTGCCGTCGAAGTAGTCGCCGCCGAAGCCGCGCTTGATGACCTTGATGACGGCGCGCCCCGTGCAGGGCACCATGCACACCCGGTCGATGCCTTCGGACATGCGCTTCCGGAACTTGTTCAGGTAGCCGATGTTGATGGAGTGGAGACCCTCGATGTCCTTGCCCGGGGCCACCAGGTCCATGATCTCGTCGTCCCTCAGTTCCGGGTAGCGCAGGGGGTAGAAGATGAACGTGCCGTCGGTGGCGGCGTCCTGGTTGAGGTGGGCGATGAGCTTGACCACCTGGATGCCGCTGCTCACCTCGTGGATGGAGGGCCGGATCCCCAGTTCCTCGCAGTCCCGGACCAGGAGGTCCCGGTAGAGGACGCTGCCCGGATCGTTGCTGCCCAGGATCACGCCCAGTCCCGGGGAGGACCCGAGCTTCTGGACATTGGATTTCACCCGGTCCCGGTAGTGCTGGGCCGTTTCCACGCAATCAAGCCTGCCTGTGGGCTGGAAGGTCATTCGCCACCTCGCCCTGATTCTACCGGGTTAAGCTGAGGGCATGGCAAGGAAGGCCCCCTCCCCCACCCCCCTGTCGGAACGGCTGAAGGCGGCCTACCCCGATGCCCGCTGCGCCCTGGACCACCTGGATCCCTTCCAATTGGTGGTGGCCACGGTGCTCAGCGCCCAGTGCACGGACGCCCGGGTGAACCTGACCACCCCGGCCCTCTTCCGGCGCTACCCCGGCCCCGCGGCCCTGGCCGGGGCGGATCTGGGGGAGCTGGAGGGCCTCATCCGCTCCACGGGGTTCTTCCACAACAAGGCCCGCAACCTCAAGGCCATGGCCCTGGCCCTGGTGGAGCGCCACGGGGGGGTGGTCCCGGACACCCTGGAGGCCCTCTCCGCCCTGCCCGGGGTGGGCCAGAAGACCGCCAACGTGGTGCTTTCCAACGCCTTCGGGATCCCCGCCCTGCCGGTGGACACCCACATCTTCCGGGTGGCCCGCCGCCTGGGGCT is a genomic window containing:
- a CDS encoding bifunctional 5,10-methylenetetrahydrofolate dehydrogenase/5,10-methenyltetrahydrofolate cyclohydrolase, giving the protein MTFQPTGRLDCVETAQHYRDRVKSNVQKLGSSPGLGVILGSNDPGSVLYRDLLVRDCEELGIRPSIHEVSSGIQVVKLIAHLNQDAATDGTFIFYPLRYPELRDDEIMDLVAPGKDIEGLHSINIGYLNKFRKRMSEGIDRVCMVPCTGRAVIKVIKRGFGGDYFDGKTVLCINDSLRIGRPITAMVANLKGTPILCHHHTNPEHLEGFIRMADVIVSAVPADGYCIPTDWIKPQALCVDLSHQGNFDYDALDARGIQYTNTKRNSVGKVTRAMALLNLTYAAGV